The Thermococcus peptonophilus genomic sequence CGCTCCTCTGATAACTCCACCTCCAGGGAAGAAATCTCGGAGTATTCCATCTTTTCTTCAGGAAACTGCTTTTTAAAAACACTGATCAGTTTTTCGGCCTGGGTAACGCTATCAATGTACATCTCCCTGAAAAGCCCCGCGATCCGCTCATCCCAGTTGATCTTTTTGGCAAGATGGTAGAGAAGCTGGTACATTTCAGCTTTTTTAACCTCTTGGGTGGCCCAGTAGGAGAGGAGGTTCTTATAATCGAGTTTATAGATTTGGGCAATGATTCTCCTGAGGTTCTCCTTCTCATCCTCTCTATAAGCAATCCTTGACATCCCACCACCTGGGGTGATTGAGCAATCTAATTTATAACGTTTCCCGACTCTACGTTAGAAAACTCAAAAAAGATAGAACTCAAGCGGAGAGGTAGTAGTACTCGCCCATCTCCTTCTGCTCCCTGTCCTTAACCGAGCCCTCCTTGTTGGCCCTCGGCCTTCCCGTGTCGGGGTCGCGCCTGAAGGTTATTCCGATGTTGGCTAAGAAGCGGTTCATTCCCTCCCTCATTCCCATCGGCGGGAGTGCCCTTCCGTACTTGCCCGGCTCCCCCTCAAAGACTATGAGGCGGTCGCTGAGGTAATCAACCATCATGACGTCGTGCTCGACTATCAGCGCCGTCTTCTCGTTCTTGGCCATGAGAGAGCGGATGG encodes the following:
- a CDS encoding ferritin family protein; protein product: MSRIAYREDEKENLRRIIAQIYKLDYKNLLSYWATQEVKKAEMYQLLYHLAKKINWDERIAGLFREMYIDSVTQAEKLISVFKKQFPEEKMEYSEISSLEVELSEERLKDAVFSGRFREVLGTLIEIERLAEEIYGHLTEKTEDKEAKNVFSWLYKISSEHYNLLGRLYEEIFDKTNSDDING